The Methanocaldococcus jannaschii DSM 2661 genome has a segment encoding these proteins:
- the csm3 gene encoding type III-A CRISPR-associated RAMP protein Csm3: protein MENLTLKGKVILEGIIELETGMHIGGTKETLKIGGTDNPVIRDAFGRILIPGSSLKGKIRALLERKDGKYKEDGRGNYLPHDCGECEICKIFGPHDSKNIKEPVRVIVRDAYLQPEENKKDYDYLEIKVENTIDRLKGTTIKGGIRNMERVVAGSKFKFEVVFNIYKESDKELIKKFIEGMKLLEDDYLGGSGSRGYGKIKFRDIKLICKPKEYYEGNENSKKESDEVESLNELESELDKIWGGINFN from the coding sequence ATGGAAAACTTAACATTAAAAGGTAAAGTTATCTTAGAGGGAATTATTGAATTAGAGACAGGGATGCACATTGGGGGAACAAAAGAAACATTAAAAATTGGCGGAACTGACAACCCAGTTATTAGGGATGCTTTTGGAAGAATCCTAATTCCTGGTAGTTCATTAAAGGGAAAGATTAGGGCATTATTGGAGAGGAAAGATGGAAAATATAAAGAAGACGGTAGGGGAAATTATCTACCTCACGATTGTGGAGAATGTGAAATTTGCAAAATATTTGGTCCTCATGACTCAAAAAATATTAAAGAACCAGTAAGGGTTATAGTTAGAGATGCATACTTACAACCAGAGGAAAATAAGAAGGATTATGACTATTTGGAGATTAAAGTTGAGAATACAATAGATAGATTAAAAGGAACTACTATAAAAGGAGGAATTAGAAACATGGAGAGAGTTGTAGCTGGAAGTAAATTCAAATTTGAAGTTGTATTCAACATTTACAAAGAAAGTGATAAAGAATTAATCAAAAAATTCATTGAAGGAATGAAGTTGTTAGAGGATGATTATTTAGGAGGTTCAGGAAGTAGAGGTTATGGAAAGATAAAATTTAGGGATATAAAACTTATCTGCAAGCCAAAAGAATATTATGAAGGAAATGAAAACAGTAAAAAAGAGTCTGATGAAGTTGAAAGTTTAAACGAGTTAGAAAGTGAATTAGATAAAATTTGGGGAGGGATTAATTTTAACTAA
- the csm4 gene encoding type III-A CRISPR-associated RAMP protein Csm4, translating to MKMVVLKPKINSKFHFGEGSLERNSKIFHSNSLFSAIVNNYIKLYGREDLEKNIEKIKNIRLSSLLYKIKNIYLIPKPEHPEFYKLKGNPGIKPKDIKKIQFFSIKAYKELLDNELDWKNKIKHIVDYQTINKSIVISEKEIEEIKRIFGIKAEKLKHAKISLISKHLEQKVAIDRLKDITLEKDDKGQLYNIEFIKLNENVEFYFLIDYNNEDKEFIKKLEASIKLIEDEGLGGKRSIGAGFFEKVEIVDLPEDFNEILDENSKYNNLEYKMLLGVGIPNKDDIKNIEYYKLIEIGGYIYSLECLTKPKRNILALTEGSIVKNDFIGDVKDISPQNDDDEQNKNNENNNKLNHKVYTHGKPILLPFNPKRDNYGS from the coding sequence ATGAAAATGGTTGTATTGAAACCAAAAATAAACAGTAAATTTCATTTTGGGGAAGGAAGTTTGGAAAGAAACAGTAAAATTTTTCATTCAAATAGTTTGTTTTCTGCAATAGTGAATAATTACATTAAGCTATATGGAAGGGAAGATTTAGAGAAAAATATAGAAAAAATAAAGAATATTAGATTATCATCCCTATTGTATAAAATAAAGAACATCTACCTAATTCCAAAACCAGAACATCCAGAATTTTATAAATTAAAGGGAAATCCTGGAATTAAACCAAAAGACATTAAAAAAATTCAGTTTTTCTCAATAAAGGCATATAAGGAATTATTAGATAATGAGTTGGATTGGAAGAATAAAATAAAGCATATTGTTGATTATCAGACAATAAATAAGAGCATTGTTATTTCTGAAAAGGAAATTGAAGAAATAAAAAGAATTTTTGGTATAAAAGCAGAGAAACTTAAACATGCAAAAATTAGCTTAATATCAAAACATTTAGAGCAAAAAGTTGCTATAGATAGGTTAAAAGACATTACATTAGAAAAAGATGACAAAGGGCAACTCTACAACATCGAATTTATAAAACTAAATGAAAATGTTGAGTTCTATTTCTTAATTGATTACAACAATGAAGATAAAGAATTTATCAAAAAATTAGAGGCATCAATAAAATTAATAGAAGATGAAGGTTTAGGGGGAAAAAGAAGTATTGGAGCAGGATTTTTTGAGAAGGTTGAGATAGTTGATTTACCAGAGGATTTTAATGAAATATTGGATGAAAATTCAAAATACAACAATCTAGAATATAAAATGCTCTTGGGAGTTGGAATTCCTAATAAAGATGATATAAAAAATATTGAATATTACAAATTAATTGAAATTGGTGGCTATATATACTCATTGGAATGTTTAACAAAGCCAAAAAGGAATATTTTAGCTTTAACTGAGGGCTCAATTGTGAAAAATGACTTTATAGGGGATGTTAAAGACATATCCCCTCAAAATGATGATGACGAGCAGAATAAGAATAATGAAAACAACAATAAACTTAATCATAAGGTCTATACCCATGGAAAACCAATATTACTCCCATTTAATCCAAAGAGGGATAACTATGGAAGTTAA
- the csm2 gene encoding type III-A CRISPR-associated protein Csm2 translates to MSKIGKCILNPNEINLILNINSQNANEIIDIAENLAKEFEQIPATKMRDFYDYVLRIDEKNENWYKELVLLKPKLAYNYGKETNRRKKEALEKLAGTFSEIIDKIDNDLNKFKNFKTFFEALVAYHKIYAKSQ, encoded by the coding sequence ATGTCAAAAATTGGAAAATGCATCTTAAATCCTAATGAAATCAATTTAATACTAAATATTAACAGCCAGAATGCAAATGAGATTATAGACATTGCTGAAAATTTAGCCAAAGAGTTTGAGCAAATTCCTGCTACAAAGATGAGAGACTTTTATGACTACGTTCTAAGAATTGATGAAAAAAATGAAAACTGGTATAAAGAACTGGTTTTATTAAAACCAAAATTAGCCTATAATTACGGAAAAGAGACAAATAGAAGAAAGAAAGAAGCATTGGAAAAATTAGCTGGGACATTTAGTGAGATTATCGACAAAATAGATAATGATTTGAATAAATTTAAAAACTTCAAGACATTCTTTGAGGCATTGGTTGCTTATCACAAAATCTATGCAAAATCACAATAA
- the csx1 gene encoding CRISPR-associated CARF protein Csx1 has translation MQKILIAPWGNFSSWKKVIYSFNGVEKESKSSLSAIYDKINPDKVYILVLDTLSNLESENYGDIVKEVKEKTENFIKENLNIDNYEVIVCPGVGTFYNKDFEKYFKFYGNLTDYYSFALYELSKRLDGDLEVHLDLTHGLNYMPVLTYRVIKDLLEILAIKNKVRLVVYNSDPYVGREKEILNIHTVEDVIIKPSYDIKGMTLDFLDATKFVDKKEIGKIKKEINMNPKIKELRIMKQNINAFIASIVYALPLVYSTFFVKKDKIEIYLNELIGAFISNIKINPEDKILKRYLYFGEGFNSLVKAYFASKISEIPQLIKDELSLEEIDELKNTLFKENPNSQYIKNEISSLYNIINTKYKEEELSEILGNWTPIYKIRRENIDKFKIRNFLAHAGFEKSVTEIYISVENKNGKIELSEKTSLRYNKNYIEEKNGIKRFIFKYKDKNGKVEEINILEKIEEILLNK, from the coding sequence ATGCAAAAAATATTAATTGCTCCATGGGGAAATTTTTCAAGTTGGAAAAAAGTTATCTACTCATTTAATGGAGTTGAAAAAGAATCAAAAAGCTCTTTATCTGCCATTTATGATAAAATAAACCCAGATAAAGTTTATATATTGGTTTTAGATACTTTATCTAATTTAGAATCAGAAAATTATGGAGATATTGTAAAAGAAGTTAAAGAAAAGACAGAGAATTTTATAAAAGAAAATTTAAACATTGATAATTACGAGGTAATTGTATGTCCTGGAGTTGGGACATTTTATAACAAAGATTTTGAAAAATACTTTAAATTTTATGGGAATTTGACTGATTATTATTCTTTTGCCCTTTATGAATTGTCTAAAAGATTGGATGGAGATTTGGAAGTTCATTTGGACTTAACACATGGATTAAATTACATGCCTGTCTTAACCTATAGAGTAATTAAAGACCTCTTAGAAATTTTAGCAATAAAAAATAAGGTTAGATTAGTTGTTTATAACTCAGACCCCTATGTTGGAAGAGAAAAAGAAATATTAAACATCCACACTGTGGAAGATGTGATTATAAAACCGTCCTATGACATTAAAGGTATGACTTTGGATTTTTTAGACGCAACCAAATTTGTAGATAAAAAAGAAATAGGAAAAATAAAAAAAGAAATTAACATGAATCCAAAGATAAAAGAATTAAGAATAATGAAACAAAATATAAATGCATTTATAGCTTCTATTGTTTATGCTCTACCTTTAGTTTATTCAACATTCTTTGTAAAGAAAGATAAAATTGAGATTTATTTAAATGAACTTATTGGAGCATTTATTTCAAATATAAAAATTAATCCAGAAGATAAAATATTAAAAAGATACTTATATTTCGGAGAAGGATTTAATAGCTTGGTTAAAGCATATTTTGCTTCAAAGATTAGCGAAATTCCTCAATTGATAAAAGACGAGCTATCTTTAGAAGAGATTGATGAATTAAAAAATACCTTATTCAAAGAAAATCCAAACTCTCAATATATCAAAAATGAGATTTCATCCCTTTATAACATAATAAACACCAAATATAAAGAAGAAGAACTTAGTGAAATCTTAGGAAATTGGACTCCAATATATAAAATTAGAAGGGAGAATATTGACAAATTCAAGATTAGGAATTTCTTAGCACATGCTGGGTTTGAAAAAAGTGTAACTGAAATTTATATTTCCGTAGAAAATAAAAATGGAAAAATTGAACTTAGTGAAAAAACTTCGCTTAGATATAATAAGAACTACATAGAAGAAAAAAATGGAATCAAAAGGTTCATATTTAAATATAAGGACAAAAATGGAAAAGTAGAGGAGATAAATATCTTAGAAAAAATTGAAGAGATTCTACTAAACAAATAA
- the csm5 gene encoding type III-A CRISPR-associated RAMP protein Csm5 produces the protein MEVKCELITPIFIGCGEEYSQLDYFIEDGLAHIIDLEKAVSDLDDLEKVDYISGLIVSNIDNNRLNLTAKDILESVGLNPYDYVIRKIESEIFSNKKTRVKKFINQNNTYYIPGSSIKGAIRTAYIFNYYDKNLPELLKILDDRNIKLHDKGKELEKNAISKDIPKDFFKYLKISDSLNLEGEFKFIHTKRWNYRKKKFDVPINMEGMTKGTFSINIKIEDEFFKNINKRLKTNYNPKDDEKKFDILKNLCNNFSKTVVEFELKKNNPVYVEKSYEKLLADINKDDAIYLNLGFGGGFLNKTVYPLLWKNDENHLYFRKIKSLFIALSGGNKNLKNAWLKANSYLDFPTTKTVYVKNNSAIAPLGWIKMTLVE, from the coding sequence ATGGAAGTTAAATGTGAATTAATAACTCCAATTTTCATTGGTTGTGGGGAGGAATACAGTCAATTAGATTATTTTATAGAAGATGGATTAGCTCATATAATTGATTTGGAAAAAGCAGTTTCTGATTTGGATGATTTGGAAAAGGTTGATTATATAAGTGGATTAATAGTTTCAAATATAGACAACAACAGGTTAAATCTAACAGCTAAAGATATTTTAGAAAGTGTTGGATTAAATCCTTATGATTATGTTATTAGGAAGATAGAAAGTGAGATTTTTAGCAATAAAAAAACAAGAGTTAAAAAATTTATTAACCAAAATAACACCTATTATATTCCAGGAAGTTCAATAAAAGGGGCTATAAGAACAGCCTATATATTCAACTATTATGATAAAAACCTTCCTGAATTGCTAAAGATATTAGACGATAGAAATATAAAACTACACGATAAAGGAAAAGAATTAGAAAAAAATGCAATATCAAAAGACATTCCAAAGGATTTCTTTAAATATCTTAAAATCTCAGATAGTTTAAATTTAGAAGGTGAATTTAAATTCATACATACAAAAAGATGGAATTATAGAAAAAAGAAATTTGATGTTCCAATAAATATGGAAGGGATGACAAAAGGAACATTTTCAATAAACATAAAAATTGAAGATGAATTTTTTAAAAATATCAATAAAAGACTAAAAACAAATTACAATCCAAAAGATGATGAGAAGAAATTTGACATATTAAAAAATCTCTGTAACAATTTTTCAAAAACAGTTGTTGAATTTGAATTAAAGAAAAACAATCCTGTTTATGTTGAAAAATCCTATGAAAAACTCTTAGCTGATATAAACAAAGATGATGCAATCTATTTGAACTTAGGATTTGGAGGGGGCTTTTTAAATAAAACAGTATATCCTTTATTATGGAAAAATGACGAAAATCATCTTTACTTTAGAAAAATAAAGAGTTTGTTTATCGCTCTAAGTGGTGGAAATAAGAACTTAAAAAATGCATGGTTAAAGGCAAATAGTTATTTAGATTTCCCAACAACAAAAACAGTTTATGTCAAAAATAACTCTGCTATTGCTCCATTAGGATGGATTAAGATGACATTGGTGGAATAA
- the csx20 gene encoding CRISPR-associated protein Csx20 yields the protein MPKMFLLFSHKLTDDQINDARKNLKVDEFIYLPKELQELWSNIPPDVDDIDNYLKPIKEFLEKHAKPNDYVLIQGDFGATYKMVNFAIDKNLIPIYSTTKRIAKDIYKDGKIITIRKFKHCRFRKYNPY from the coding sequence ATGCCTAAAATGTTTTTATTATTTTCTCATAAACTTACAGATGACCAAATTAATGATGCAAGGAAAAATCTGAAAGTTGATGAATTTATTTACTTACCTAAAGAACTTCAAGAGTTGTGGTCTAACATTCCGCCTGATGTTGATGATATTGATAATTACTTAAAACCAATAAAAGAGTTCTTAGAAAAACATGCTAAACCAAATGATTATGTTTTAATTCAAGGGGATTTTGGTGCTACATATAAAATGGTAAATTTTGCAATTGATAAAAACTTAATTCCTATATATTCAACTACAAAACGAATCGCAAAAGATATATATAAGGACGGAAAAATAATTACCATTAGAAAATTTAAACATTGTAGATTTAGAAAATATAATCCATATTAG
- the cas10 gene encoding type III-A CRISPR-associated protein Cas10/Csm1, giving the protein MGNCNEYTALKIGALLHDIGKFIQRASDKPKSKGHDKFGYEFLKEKFKNGFLNHLDEKTKDKILEIVKEHHNQKIKDDLIGIVRLADWLSSGERREPKGDPENVEVLNTEEQKLLSIFETVCIGELTENLYKNGFKYSLKPLNVSDAIFTDKPYPNENYKELFSKFEDEIKDFKGDVSFEELYQLMQKYTWCIPSVTMWKKAGSLKGGLPDVSLFDHSKTTCAIACCLYQMYVKENKKKNKYAKEYIDDKTLEKLFNNDNGWNKEIFSLIHGDLSGIQDFVFTITTKYATKSLKGRSFYLDFLTEYFAKYICKELNLPITNILFYGGGHFYILSYKVDENLINKLEKEINEVLFNMFRTKIYITIAEVGVTPNDFKKSEDKESKEKTWGFAKKWKEVSEKTVEKKLRRFEYKLEGLFEPYNRGSENRCVICRNEFDKNEKGYAIRENESKSERICDYCASFVALTDILKNFQMEKTIKFNKAYPIIHLTKNKDNLSLQREEFSFLTVKAIEKLESKFRVLSDENYFLKEYKLPHDSGELIIPYKIWAIAFPIIENETEKRILDFDGLAEKAFERTGTRKIGILKMDVDNLGEIFTTGLGNDATISRMSTLSSMLTLFFTGYIPHLIKNEEFEVNGKKYKFKDNIYLVYAGGDDTLIVGAWDAVWELAKRIRGDFKKFVCYNPYITLSAGIVFVNPKFEFKKAVNMAEEELENGKNYIIYEDEETEKKVDKNALTVFNCPMNWDLEVEYNEYCWTKLKSYLEGINKEMVELESLVKKFNEDDLEKNLKKQLKRQIRKESYI; this is encoded by the coding sequence ATGGGAAATTGTAATGAATACACTGCCTTAAAAATTGGGGCTTTATTGCACGATATTGGAAAGTTTATTCAAAGAGCCAGTGATAAACCAAAATCTAAAGGACATGATAAATTTGGTTATGAATTTTTAAAAGAGAAGTTTAAGAATGGATTTTTAAACCATTTAGATGAAAAAACAAAGGATAAAATATTGGAAATTGTTAAAGAACACCATAACCAAAAAATTAAAGATGATTTAATTGGAATTGTTAGATTGGCTGACTGGCTCAGTAGTGGGGAAAGAAGAGAACCAAAAGGAGACCCAGAAAATGTTGAGGTTTTAAATACTGAAGAACAAAAATTACTTTCAATATTTGAAACAGTGTGTATTGGAGAATTAACTGAAAATCTTTATAAAAATGGATTTAAATACTCTTTAAAACCACTAAATGTCTCTGATGCTATATTTACAGACAAACCATATCCAAATGAAAATTATAAAGAGTTATTTAGTAAATTTGAGGATGAAATTAAGGATTTCAAAGGAGATGTTTCATTTGAAGAACTCTATCAACTAATGCAAAAATATACGTGGTGTATTCCTTCAGTAACGATGTGGAAAAAAGCTGGAAGTTTAAAAGGTGGTTTGCCAGATGTTTCACTATTTGACCACTCAAAAACAACCTGTGCAATTGCCTGCTGTCTCTATCAGATGTATGTTAAAGAAAACAAGAAGAAAAACAAATATGCTAAAGAATATATTGATGATAAAACATTAGAAAAACTCTTTAACAACGATAATGGCTGGAATAAAGAAATATTCTCATTAATTCATGGAGATTTGTCTGGAATTCAAGACTTTGTATTCACAATAACAACAAAGTATGCCACAAAGTCATTAAAGGGAAGAAGCTTTTATCTGGACTTTTTAACTGAATACTTTGCAAAATACATTTGTAAAGAATTAAATCTTCCAATTACCAATATTTTATTCTATGGAGGAGGGCATTTCTACATTTTAAGCTATAAAGTTGATGAAAACTTGATAAATAAGTTAGAAAAAGAAATTAATGAAGTACTGTTCAATATGTTTAGAACTAAAATATATATTACAATTGCAGAGGTTGGTGTAACCCCAAATGACTTTAAAAAATCTGAAGATAAGGAGTCAAAAGAAAAAACATGGGGATTTGCTAAAAAATGGAAAGAAGTTTCTGAAAAGACAGTTGAAAAGAAACTTAGAAGGTTTGAATATAAATTGGAGGGATTATTTGAGCCATACAATAGGGGGAGTGAAAATAGGTGTGTAATTTGTAGGAATGAGTTTGATAAAAATGAAAAAGGTTATGCAATACGTGAAAATGAAAGTAAATCCGAGAGAATATGTGACTATTGTGCTTCATTCGTAGCTTTAACTGATATATTAAAAAATTTCCAAATGGAAAAAACAATAAAATTTAACAAAGCATATCCAATTATTCATTTAACTAAAAATAAGGACAATCTCTCACTTCAAAGAGAAGAATTTAGTTTCTTAACGGTTAAGGCAATAGAAAAATTAGAAAGCAAATTTAGAGTTTTATCTGATGAAAATTATTTCTTAAAAGAATACAAACTCCCTCACGACTCTGGAGAATTAATAATTCCATACAAAATCTGGGCAATTGCATTCCCTATAATTGAAAATGAAACTGAAAAAAGAATATTAGATTTTGATGGATTAGCTGAAAAAGCTTTTGAAAGAACTGGAACAAGAAAAATTGGAATACTAAAAATGGACGTTGATAATTTAGGAGAAATATTCACCACTGGTTTGGGAAATGATGCAACAATCTCAAGAATGAGCACATTAAGTTCTATGCTAACTTTATTCTTCACTGGCTATATTCCTCATTTAATTAAAAATGAAGAATTTGAAGTTAATGGGAAAAAATACAAGTTTAAGGATAATATTTACTTAGTATATGCTGGAGGAGATGATACTTTAATTGTTGGAGCATGGGATGCTGTTTGGGAGTTAGCTAAGAGAATTAGAGGGGACTTTAAAAAATTCGTGTGCTATAATCCTTATATAACCCTAAGTGCTGGAATAGTGTTTGTTAATCCAAAGTTTGAGTTTAAAAAGGCTGTAAATATGGCTGAAGAAGAATTAGAGAATGGTAAAAACTATATCATATACGAAGATGAGGAAACTGAGAAAAAAGTAGATAAAAACGCTTTAACGGTCTTTAATTGTCCAATGAACTGGGATTTAGAAGTTGAATATAATGAATACTGCTGGACTAAATTAAAGTCATATTTAGAAGGAATTAATAAAGAAATGGTAGAATTAGAAAGTTTAGTTAAAAAATTTAATGAGGATGATTTGGAGAAGAATTTGAAAAAGCAATTGAAGAGACAAATAAGAAAAGAATCCTACATATAG
- a CDS encoding PFL family protein, which yields MFRPEEIIETIKMIKMENLDLRTVTLGLSLRDCVSKDLDELKENIYNKITSSAENLVETAERISEKYGIPIVNKRIAVTPISLVIGGAIKDLDKEEQIKACVEVGEVLDKAAKKVRVDFLGGYSALVHKDATKEDRALIDSIPFMMEKTERVCSSVNVASTKTGINMDAVKRMGEIIKETAFRTEKAIGCAKLVVFANAPEDNPFMAGAFHGVGEGDKVINVGVSGPGVVRAVIEKLPDADFGTLANEIKKVAFKITRVGELIGREVSKELGVKFGVVDLSLAPTPARGDSIANILEAMGLEKCGTHGSTAALALLNDAVKKGGAMATSYVGGLSGAFIPVSEDSGMVEAVEAGALTLEKLEAMTCVCSVGIDMVAIPGDTPASTISAIIADEMAIGVINNKTTAVRIIPVPGKKAGEYVDYGGLLGKAPIMEVNKYSSEKFIKRGGRIPAPLQALTN from the coding sequence ATGTTCAGACCAGAAGAGATTATAGAAACAATCAAAATGATTAAAATGGAAAACTTAGATTTGAGAACAGTAACGTTAGGATTAAGTTTGAGAGACTGTGTTTCAAAAGATTTAGACGAATTAAAGGAAAACATATACAACAAAATAACATCTTCAGCTGAAAATTTAGTAGAAACAGCTGAAAGAATCTCTGAAAAGTATGGGATTCCAATAGTTAATAAGAGAATAGCAGTTACACCAATATCATTAGTCATCGGTGGAGCTATAAAGGATTTAGATAAAGAAGAGCAAATAAAAGCTTGTGTTGAGGTTGGAGAAGTATTAGATAAAGCTGCTAAGAAAGTTAGAGTAGATTTTTTAGGAGGATATTCAGCATTGGTTCATAAAGACGCAACAAAGGAGGATAGAGCTTTAATTGACTCTATCCCATTTATGATGGAAAAGACAGAGAGAGTTTGCTCCTCAGTAAATGTTGCCTCAACAAAGACAGGAATTAATATGGACGCTGTAAAGAGAATGGGAGAGATTATTAAAGAGACAGCATTCAGAACAGAAAAGGCTATTGGATGTGCTAAGCTTGTAGTTTTTGCCAATGCTCCTGAAGACAACCCATTCATGGCTGGGGCATTTCATGGAGTTGGGGAAGGAGATAAGGTTATAAACGTAGGAGTTTCAGGGCCTGGAGTTGTTAGGGCAGTTATTGAAAAACTGCCAGACGCTGATTTTGGAACTTTGGCAAATGAAATTAAAAAGGTAGCTTTTAAAATTACAAGAGTTGGGGAATTGATTGGTAGAGAAGTATCTAAAGAGTTGGGAGTTAAGTTTGGAGTTGTTGATTTGTCATTAGCTCCAACTCCAGCAAGAGGAGATAGCATTGCCAACATCTTAGAAGCTATGGGTTTGGAAAAGTGTGGAACCCATGGTTCAACAGCAGCATTGGCTTTATTAAACGATGCCGTTAAAAAAGGAGGGGCTATGGCTACAAGCTATGTTGGTGGATTGAGTGGGGCATTTATTCCAGTCAGTGAAGATAGTGGAATGGTTGAGGCAGTTGAGGCTGGAGCCTTAACCTTAGAAAAATTAGAGGCAATGACTTGTGTTTGTTCTGTAGGGATAGATATGGTTGCCATTCCAGGAGATACCCCAGCATCAACAATCTCTGCAATAATAGCTGATGAAATGGCTATTGGAGTTATAAACAACAAAACAACTGCTGTAAGGATTATTCCAGTTCCGGGCAAAAAGGCAGGAGAGTATGTTGATTATGGTGGTTTGTTAGGAAAAGCTCCAATTATGGAAGTTAATAAATACTCATCTGAGAAGTTTATTAAAAGAGGAGGTAGAATCCCAGCCCCATTGCAGGCATTAACTAACTAA